A single window of Pogoniulus pusillus isolate bPogPus1 chromosome 11, bPogPus1.pri, whole genome shotgun sequence DNA harbors:
- the UNC13D gene encoding protein unc-13 homolog D isoform X4, whose translation MHAARETPAGTLPGDESPEMDLSHRFTKTELTLLYEEVLYTILYRLGKPEHQHVADPQELYAYVQKAFGMDAEEHRVIMQQVKELESPIFCLKATVKEAKGILGKDVSGFSDPYCLLGIDTKSQEPALKKRMKAVVKDLIPEDQIHRTQVRSQTLSPVWDETFILEFEDVETASFHLDMWDSDVVESVRHKLGELTDLHGLKRIFKDARKDKGQDDFLGNVVLRLKDLHCWDDRWYQLEPRTETYPNRGQCHLQFLLTHKKRATTSSRTQPSYTVHRHLLQQLVSYEILQHQAGSISWDGELSRHASTVLYLHATQKDLSDFHQVMAQWLAYSKLYQSLEFNSSCLLHQITSIEYQWAQERLRPEQKAELAESFQSLLTYGVSLIRRYRIIFPLSVPRSMERLQSLLRVLVQMCKMKAFHELCTPNPDLPQMVSTALKSGTTEWFHMKKQHLKPMVKSMEENGKALSRLLLEVIGDLQQCQKIWNKFFINTLKLNVFFIAYLELESLVAEHVQEQLREVDSSMSKPTAESLFQLYMNLQELYRMKDFLPNRDRPLALSNFHQWFKEAVPQWLQKAYTIALERAQRAVQMDQLTPFGEHNKHSTSTVDLSTCYAQIVKTWQQLSWPDPEEAFMIMVKLVELCIVVNNIKQLRLLILRLPSQLDWAHLEQRTGDVIEQQQFQHTLHYQLDSTVSCLDHEIQDVVQALATKLEKGIARHIQELSSCNDSQEPEDSIIPLMKFLESELQYLNEHLVQENFKSLLALLWHHTLAVLSAATGQQVPSVQHCRKLHCALKSLELCFHAEGCGLPLETLHTSTFLSLETHLDLCSATSRKLIQKYFSNRIQQQRDTSSEKYGVVTIKALYRPSEQKLRVEVLNAANLIPLDSNGSSDPFVQLTLEPRHEFPEVVARTTQCKRNELHPLFDEAFDFLIPPEKCQQEGACLLLTVFDYDTLGANDLEGEAFFPLCHLPGLDAKEDQADTARVPQTRLPLTHPKPTADEILQLLESRKGDKEAQAFVKLRKQRAKQSKETQ comes from the exons ATGCATGCTGCTCGTGAGACCCCCGCCGGGACCCTCCCTGGGGACGAGAGCCCCGAG aTGGATCTGTCCCATCGGTTCACCAAGACAGAG CTGACCCTGCTCTATGAGGAGGTCCTCTACACCATCCTGTACCGCCTGGGCAAGCCTGAGCACCAACACGTCGCAGACCCCCAGGAGCTCTATGCCTATGTGCAGAAG GCTTTTGGCATGGAtgcagaggagcacagagtCATCATGCAACAGGTCAAGGAACTGGAA AGCCCAATTTTCTGCCTGAAAGCAACAGTGAAGGAAGCCAAAGGGATTCTGGGGAAAGATGTCAGTG GGTTCAGCGACCCTTACTGCCTGCTGGGCATCGACACCAAGAGCCAGGAACCAGCCCTCAAGAAGCGGATGAAGGCTGTGGTCAAAGAtctcatccctgaagaccagATCCACCGCACACAAGTCAGAAGCCAGACCCTCAGCCCTGTGTGGGACGAGACATTTATCCT AGAGTTTGAAGACGTGGAGACAGCCAGCTTCCACCTGGACatgtg GGACTCGGACGTGGTGGAGTCGGTGCGGCACAAGCTGGGGGAGCTGACAGACCTGCACGGCCTCAAACG GATCTTTAAAGACGCTCGCAAAGACAAAGGGCAGGACGACTTCTTGGGCAACGTGGTCCTTCGCCTGAAG GACCTGCACTGCTGGGATGATCGCTGGTACCAGCTGGAGCCGAGGACAGAGACCTACCCCAACCGAGGACAGTGTCACCTGCAGTTCCTGCTGACTCACAAGAAG AGGGCCACCACGAGCAGCCGCACACAGCCGAGCTACACTGTCCATcgccacctcctgcagcagctggtgtcCTATGAGATCCTTCAGCACCAG gctggcagcatctcctgggatggggaGCTGAGCAGACATGCCAGCACTGTGCTGTACCTGCATGCCACGCAGAAGGACCTCTCTGACTTTCACCAGGTCATGGC GCAGTGGCTGGCATACAGCAAACTCTACCAGAGCCTTGAGTtcaacagcagctgcctgcttcacCAGATCACCAGCATCGAGTACCAGTGGGCACAGGAGCGCCTGAGGCCAGAGCAG aaagcagagctggctgagtccttCCAGTCCTTGCTGACTTATGGGGTGTCCCTCATCCGGAGGTACAGAAtcattttccccctctctgtcCCAAGGTCCATGGAGAGGCTCCAGTCCCTGCTCCG GGTCCTGGTCCAGATGTGCAAAATGAAAGCTTTCCACGAGCTGTGCACACCCAACCCTGACCTCCCCCAGATGGTctccacagcactgaag TCAGGCACAACAGAGTGGTTTCACATGAAGAAGCAGCACCTTAAGCCGATGGTGAAG AGCATGGAGGAGAATGGCAAAGCCTTGTCCAGGCTCCTGCTGGAAGTGATAGGAGAtctccagcagtgccagaaAATCTGGAATAAATTCTTCATCAA CACCTTGAAGCTGAATGTCTTCTTCATTGCCTACTTGGAGCTGGAGAGCTTG GTCGCAGAGCACGTCCAGGAGCAGCTGCGTGAGGTGGACAGCAGCATGTCCAAGCCCACTGCCGAGAGCCTCTTCCAGCTCTACATGAACCTGCAGGAGCTCTACCGGATGAAGGACTTCCTCCCCAACAG GGATAGGCCTCTGGCCCTCAGCAATTTCCACCAGTGGTTCAAGGAAGCTGTGCCTCAGTGGCTGCAGAAGGCCTACACCATTGCactggagagggcacagagagctgtCCAGATGGACCAG CTGACACCCTTTGGGGAGCACAACAAGCATAGCACATCCACTGTTGACCTGTCCACCTGCTATGCACAGATCGTGAAGACCTGGCAACAACTCAGCTGGCCAGACCCTGAGGAAGCTTTCATGATCATGGTGAAGCTTGTGGAG ctctgcatcGTGGTGAACAACATCAAGCAGCTGCGGCTGCTGATCCTGAGGCTGCCATCACAACTGGACTGGGCCCACCTGGAGCAGCGCACAGGGGATGTCattgagcagcagcagttccagCACACGCTGCACTACCAGCTCGACAGCACTGTCTCCTGCCTGGACCACGAGATCCAGGATGTGGTGCAAGCCCTGGCCACCAAG CTGGAAAAGGGCATTGCCAGGCACATCCAGGAGCTCTCCTCTTGTAATGACAGCCAGGAACCCGAGGAT TCCATCATCCCACTCATGAAGTTCCTGGAGTCAGAGCTGCAGTATCTCAATGAACATCTGGTCCAGGAGAACTTCAAAAG cctcctcgcTCTCCTCTGGCATCACACCTTGGCCGTGCTGTCAGCAGCCACTGGGCAGCAGGTCCCCTCggtccagcactgcaggaagcTGCACTGTGCCCTGAAG agcctggagctgtgcttccacgCGGAGGGCTGTGGACTGCCACTGGAGACCCTCCACACTTCAACCTTCCTG TCACTGGAGACCCACCtggacctctgctctgccaccagcCGCAAACTCATCCAGAAATACTTCAGCAACAGGATCCAGCAGCAG CGGGACACCAGCTCAGAGAAGTATGGGGTGGTGACCATCAAAGCCCTGTACCGCCCTTCGGAGCAGAAACTCCGTGTGGAAGTGCTCAACGCTGCCAAcctcatcccactggactcCAACG GCTCGAGTGACCCCTTTGTCCAGCTCACCCTGGAGCCCCGGCATGAGTTTCCTGAGGTGGTGGCCAGGACCACCCAGTGCAAGAGGAATGAGCTGCACCCCCTCTTTGATGAAGCCTTCGATTT cttgATCCCCCCTGAGAAGTGCCAGCAGGAGGGggcctgtctgctgctgactgTGTTTGACTACGACACGCTGGGGGCCAACGACCTGGAGGGTGAagctttcttccccctctgtCACCTGCCTGGCCTGGATGCCAAGGAGGACCAAGCTGACACAGCACGGGTGCCCCAGACTCGCCTCCCTCTCacccaccccaaacccaccG cagatgagatcctccagctgctggagtcCAGGAAGGGGGACAAAGAGGCTCAGGCCTTCGTTAAGCTCCGCAAGCAACGAGCCAAGCAGTCCAAGGAAACccagtga
- the UNC13D gene encoding protein unc-13 homolog D isoform X2 has translation MHAARETPAGTLPGDESPEMDLSHRFTKTELTLLYEEVLYTILYRLGKPEHQHVADPQELYAYVQKAFGMDAEEHRVIMQQVKELESPIFCLKATVKEAKGILGKDVSGFSDPYCLLGIDTKSQEPALKKRMKAVVKDLIPEDQIHRTQVRSQTLSPVWDETFILEFEDVETASFHLDMWDSDVVESVRHKLGELTDLHGLKRIFKDARKDKGQDDFLGNVVLRLKDLHCWDDRWYQLEPRTETYPNRGQCHLQFLLTHKKRATTSSRTQPSYTVHRHLLQQLVSYEILQHQAGSISWDGELSRHASTVLYLHATQKDLSDFHQVMAQWLAYSKLYQSLEFNSSCLLHQITSIEYQWAQERLRPEQKAELAESFQSLLTYGVSLIRRYRIIFPLSVPRSMERLQSLLRVLVQMCKMKAFHELCTPNPDLPQMVSTALKSGTTEWFHMKKQHLKPMVKSMEENGKALSRLLLEVIGDLQQCQKIWNKFFINTLKLNVFFIAYLELESLVAEHVQEQLREVDSSMSKPTAESLFQLYMNLQELYRMKDFLPNRDRPLALSNFHQWFKEAVPQWLQKAYTIALERAQRAVQMDQLTPFGEHNKHSTSTVDLSTCYAQIVKTWQQLSWPDPEEAFMIMVKLVEDMCKLALMYCRLIKERAEALSLSEQKEAEAANRLCIVVNNIKQLRLLILRLPSQLDWAHLEQRTGDVIEQQQFQHTLHYQLDSTVSCLDHEIQDVVQALATKLEKGIARHIQELSSCNDSQEPEDSIIPLMKFLESELQYLNEHLVQENFKSLLALLWHHTLAVLSAATGQQVPSVQHCRKLHCALKSLELCFHAEGCGLPLETLHTSTFLSLETHLDLCSATSRKLIQKYFSNRIQQQRDTSSEKYGVVTIKALYRPSEQKLRVEVLNAANLIPLDSNGSSDPFVQLTLEPRHEFPEVVARTTQCKRNELHPLFDEAFDFLIPPEKCQQEGACLLLTVFDYDTLGANDLEGEAFFPLCHLPGLDAKEDQADTARVPQTRLPLTHPKPTDEILQLLESRKGDKEAQAFVKLRKQRAKQSKETQ, from the exons ATGCATGCTGCTCGTGAGACCCCCGCCGGGACCCTCCCTGGGGACGAGAGCCCCGAG aTGGATCTGTCCCATCGGTTCACCAAGACAGAG CTGACCCTGCTCTATGAGGAGGTCCTCTACACCATCCTGTACCGCCTGGGCAAGCCTGAGCACCAACACGTCGCAGACCCCCAGGAGCTCTATGCCTATGTGCAGAAG GCTTTTGGCATGGAtgcagaggagcacagagtCATCATGCAACAGGTCAAGGAACTGGAA AGCCCAATTTTCTGCCTGAAAGCAACAGTGAAGGAAGCCAAAGGGATTCTGGGGAAAGATGTCAGTG GGTTCAGCGACCCTTACTGCCTGCTGGGCATCGACACCAAGAGCCAGGAACCAGCCCTCAAGAAGCGGATGAAGGCTGTGGTCAAAGAtctcatccctgaagaccagATCCACCGCACACAAGTCAGAAGCCAGACCCTCAGCCCTGTGTGGGACGAGACATTTATCCT AGAGTTTGAAGACGTGGAGACAGCCAGCTTCCACCTGGACatgtg GGACTCGGACGTGGTGGAGTCGGTGCGGCACAAGCTGGGGGAGCTGACAGACCTGCACGGCCTCAAACG GATCTTTAAAGACGCTCGCAAAGACAAAGGGCAGGACGACTTCTTGGGCAACGTGGTCCTTCGCCTGAAG GACCTGCACTGCTGGGATGATCGCTGGTACCAGCTGGAGCCGAGGACAGAGACCTACCCCAACCGAGGACAGTGTCACCTGCAGTTCCTGCTGACTCACAAGAAG AGGGCCACCACGAGCAGCCGCACACAGCCGAGCTACACTGTCCATcgccacctcctgcagcagctggtgtcCTATGAGATCCTTCAGCACCAG gctggcagcatctcctgggatggggaGCTGAGCAGACATGCCAGCACTGTGCTGTACCTGCATGCCACGCAGAAGGACCTCTCTGACTTTCACCAGGTCATGGC GCAGTGGCTGGCATACAGCAAACTCTACCAGAGCCTTGAGTtcaacagcagctgcctgcttcacCAGATCACCAGCATCGAGTACCAGTGGGCACAGGAGCGCCTGAGGCCAGAGCAG aaagcagagctggctgagtccttCCAGTCCTTGCTGACTTATGGGGTGTCCCTCATCCGGAGGTACAGAAtcattttccccctctctgtcCCAAGGTCCATGGAGAGGCTCCAGTCCCTGCTCCG GGTCCTGGTCCAGATGTGCAAAATGAAAGCTTTCCACGAGCTGTGCACACCCAACCCTGACCTCCCCCAGATGGTctccacagcactgaag TCAGGCACAACAGAGTGGTTTCACATGAAGAAGCAGCACCTTAAGCCGATGGTGAAG AGCATGGAGGAGAATGGCAAAGCCTTGTCCAGGCTCCTGCTGGAAGTGATAGGAGAtctccagcagtgccagaaAATCTGGAATAAATTCTTCATCAA CACCTTGAAGCTGAATGTCTTCTTCATTGCCTACTTGGAGCTGGAGAGCTTG GTCGCAGAGCACGTCCAGGAGCAGCTGCGTGAGGTGGACAGCAGCATGTCCAAGCCCACTGCCGAGAGCCTCTTCCAGCTCTACATGAACCTGCAGGAGCTCTACCGGATGAAGGACTTCCTCCCCAACAG GGATAGGCCTCTGGCCCTCAGCAATTTCCACCAGTGGTTCAAGGAAGCTGTGCCTCAGTGGCTGCAGAAGGCCTACACCATTGCactggagagggcacagagagctgtCCAGATGGACCAG CTGACACCCTTTGGGGAGCACAACAAGCATAGCACATCCACTGTTGACCTGTCCACCTGCTATGCACAGATCGTGAAGACCTGGCAACAACTCAGCTGGCCAGACCCTGAGGAAGCTTTCATGATCATGGTGAAGCTTGTGGAG GACATGTGCAAACTTGCCCTGATGTACTGCAGGCTCATCAAGGAGAGGGCTGAGGCTCTGTCACTGAGTGAGCAgaaggaggctgaagcagcCAACAGG ctctgcatcGTGGTGAACAACATCAAGCAGCTGCGGCTGCTGATCCTGAGGCTGCCATCACAACTGGACTGGGCCCACCTGGAGCAGCGCACAGGGGATGTCattgagcagcagcagttccagCACACGCTGCACTACCAGCTCGACAGCACTGTCTCCTGCCTGGACCACGAGATCCAGGATGTGGTGCAAGCCCTGGCCACCAAG CTGGAAAAGGGCATTGCCAGGCACATCCAGGAGCTCTCCTCTTGTAATGACAGCCAGGAACCCGAGGAT TCCATCATCCCACTCATGAAGTTCCTGGAGTCAGAGCTGCAGTATCTCAATGAACATCTGGTCCAGGAGAACTTCAAAAG cctcctcgcTCTCCTCTGGCATCACACCTTGGCCGTGCTGTCAGCAGCCACTGGGCAGCAGGTCCCCTCggtccagcactgcaggaagcTGCACTGTGCCCTGAAG agcctggagctgtgcttccacgCGGAGGGCTGTGGACTGCCACTGGAGACCCTCCACACTTCAACCTTCCTG TCACTGGAGACCCACCtggacctctgctctgccaccagcCGCAAACTCATCCAGAAATACTTCAGCAACAGGATCCAGCAGCAG CGGGACACCAGCTCAGAGAAGTATGGGGTGGTGACCATCAAAGCCCTGTACCGCCCTTCGGAGCAGAAACTCCGTGTGGAAGTGCTCAACGCTGCCAAcctcatcccactggactcCAACG GCTCGAGTGACCCCTTTGTCCAGCTCACCCTGGAGCCCCGGCATGAGTTTCCTGAGGTGGTGGCCAGGACCACCCAGTGCAAGAGGAATGAGCTGCACCCCCTCTTTGATGAAGCCTTCGATTT cttgATCCCCCCTGAGAAGTGCCAGCAGGAGGGggcctgtctgctgctgactgTGTTTGACTACGACACGCTGGGGGCCAACGACCTGGAGGGTGAagctttcttccccctctgtCACCTGCCTGGCCTGGATGCCAAGGAGGACCAAGCTGACACAGCACGGGTGCCCCAGACTCGCCTCCCTCTCacccaccccaaacccaccG atgagatcctccagctgctggagtcCAGGAAGGGGGACAAAGAGGCTCAGGCCTTCGTTAAGCTCCGCAAGCAACGAGCCAAGCAGTCCAAGGAAACccagtga
- the UNC13D gene encoding protein unc-13 homolog D isoform X1 codes for MHAARETPAGTLPGDESPEMDLSHRFTKTELTLLYEEVLYTILYRLGKPEHQHVADPQELYAYVQKAFGMDAEEHRVIMQQVKELESPIFCLKATVKEAKGILGKDVSGFSDPYCLLGIDTKSQEPALKKRMKAVVKDLIPEDQIHRTQVRSQTLSPVWDETFILEFEDVETASFHLDMWDSDVVESVRHKLGELTDLHGLKRIFKDARKDKGQDDFLGNVVLRLKDLHCWDDRWYQLEPRTETYPNRGQCHLQFLLTHKKRATTSSRTQPSYTVHRHLLQQLVSYEILQHQAGSISWDGELSRHASTVLYLHATQKDLSDFHQVMAQWLAYSKLYQSLEFNSSCLLHQITSIEYQWAQERLRPEQKAELAESFQSLLTYGVSLIRRYRIIFPLSVPRSMERLQSLLRVLVQMCKMKAFHELCTPNPDLPQMVSTALKSGTTEWFHMKKQHLKPMVKSMEENGKALSRLLLEVIGDLQQCQKIWNKFFINTLKLNVFFIAYLELESLVAEHVQEQLREVDSSMSKPTAESLFQLYMNLQELYRMKDFLPNRDRPLALSNFHQWFKEAVPQWLQKAYTIALERAQRAVQMDQLTPFGEHNKHSTSTVDLSTCYAQIVKTWQQLSWPDPEEAFMIMVKLVEDMCKLALMYCRLIKERAEALSLSEQKEAEAANRLCIVVNNIKQLRLLILRLPSQLDWAHLEQRTGDVIEQQQFQHTLHYQLDSTVSCLDHEIQDVVQALATKLEKGIARHIQELSSCNDSQEPEDSIIPLMKFLESELQYLNEHLVQENFKSLLALLWHHTLAVLSAATGQQVPSVQHCRKLHCALKSLELCFHAEGCGLPLETLHTSTFLSLETHLDLCSATSRKLIQKYFSNRIQQQRDTSSEKYGVVTIKALYRPSEQKLRVEVLNAANLIPLDSNGSSDPFVQLTLEPRHEFPEVVARTTQCKRNELHPLFDEAFDFLIPPEKCQQEGACLLLTVFDYDTLGANDLEGEAFFPLCHLPGLDAKEDQADTARVPQTRLPLTHPKPTADEILQLLESRKGDKEAQAFVKLRKQRAKQSKETQ; via the exons ATGCATGCTGCTCGTGAGACCCCCGCCGGGACCCTCCCTGGGGACGAGAGCCCCGAG aTGGATCTGTCCCATCGGTTCACCAAGACAGAG CTGACCCTGCTCTATGAGGAGGTCCTCTACACCATCCTGTACCGCCTGGGCAAGCCTGAGCACCAACACGTCGCAGACCCCCAGGAGCTCTATGCCTATGTGCAGAAG GCTTTTGGCATGGAtgcagaggagcacagagtCATCATGCAACAGGTCAAGGAACTGGAA AGCCCAATTTTCTGCCTGAAAGCAACAGTGAAGGAAGCCAAAGGGATTCTGGGGAAAGATGTCAGTG GGTTCAGCGACCCTTACTGCCTGCTGGGCATCGACACCAAGAGCCAGGAACCAGCCCTCAAGAAGCGGATGAAGGCTGTGGTCAAAGAtctcatccctgaagaccagATCCACCGCACACAAGTCAGAAGCCAGACCCTCAGCCCTGTGTGGGACGAGACATTTATCCT AGAGTTTGAAGACGTGGAGACAGCCAGCTTCCACCTGGACatgtg GGACTCGGACGTGGTGGAGTCGGTGCGGCACAAGCTGGGGGAGCTGACAGACCTGCACGGCCTCAAACG GATCTTTAAAGACGCTCGCAAAGACAAAGGGCAGGACGACTTCTTGGGCAACGTGGTCCTTCGCCTGAAG GACCTGCACTGCTGGGATGATCGCTGGTACCAGCTGGAGCCGAGGACAGAGACCTACCCCAACCGAGGACAGTGTCACCTGCAGTTCCTGCTGACTCACAAGAAG AGGGCCACCACGAGCAGCCGCACACAGCCGAGCTACACTGTCCATcgccacctcctgcagcagctggtgtcCTATGAGATCCTTCAGCACCAG gctggcagcatctcctgggatggggaGCTGAGCAGACATGCCAGCACTGTGCTGTACCTGCATGCCACGCAGAAGGACCTCTCTGACTTTCACCAGGTCATGGC GCAGTGGCTGGCATACAGCAAACTCTACCAGAGCCTTGAGTtcaacagcagctgcctgcttcacCAGATCACCAGCATCGAGTACCAGTGGGCACAGGAGCGCCTGAGGCCAGAGCAG aaagcagagctggctgagtccttCCAGTCCTTGCTGACTTATGGGGTGTCCCTCATCCGGAGGTACAGAAtcattttccccctctctgtcCCAAGGTCCATGGAGAGGCTCCAGTCCCTGCTCCG GGTCCTGGTCCAGATGTGCAAAATGAAAGCTTTCCACGAGCTGTGCACACCCAACCCTGACCTCCCCCAGATGGTctccacagcactgaag TCAGGCACAACAGAGTGGTTTCACATGAAGAAGCAGCACCTTAAGCCGATGGTGAAG AGCATGGAGGAGAATGGCAAAGCCTTGTCCAGGCTCCTGCTGGAAGTGATAGGAGAtctccagcagtgccagaaAATCTGGAATAAATTCTTCATCAA CACCTTGAAGCTGAATGTCTTCTTCATTGCCTACTTGGAGCTGGAGAGCTTG GTCGCAGAGCACGTCCAGGAGCAGCTGCGTGAGGTGGACAGCAGCATGTCCAAGCCCACTGCCGAGAGCCTCTTCCAGCTCTACATGAACCTGCAGGAGCTCTACCGGATGAAGGACTTCCTCCCCAACAG GGATAGGCCTCTGGCCCTCAGCAATTTCCACCAGTGGTTCAAGGAAGCTGTGCCTCAGTGGCTGCAGAAGGCCTACACCATTGCactggagagggcacagagagctgtCCAGATGGACCAG CTGACACCCTTTGGGGAGCACAACAAGCATAGCACATCCACTGTTGACCTGTCCACCTGCTATGCACAGATCGTGAAGACCTGGCAACAACTCAGCTGGCCAGACCCTGAGGAAGCTTTCATGATCATGGTGAAGCTTGTGGAG GACATGTGCAAACTTGCCCTGATGTACTGCAGGCTCATCAAGGAGAGGGCTGAGGCTCTGTCACTGAGTGAGCAgaaggaggctgaagcagcCAACAGG ctctgcatcGTGGTGAACAACATCAAGCAGCTGCGGCTGCTGATCCTGAGGCTGCCATCACAACTGGACTGGGCCCACCTGGAGCAGCGCACAGGGGATGTCattgagcagcagcagttccagCACACGCTGCACTACCAGCTCGACAGCACTGTCTCCTGCCTGGACCACGAGATCCAGGATGTGGTGCAAGCCCTGGCCACCAAG CTGGAAAAGGGCATTGCCAGGCACATCCAGGAGCTCTCCTCTTGTAATGACAGCCAGGAACCCGAGGAT TCCATCATCCCACTCATGAAGTTCCTGGAGTCAGAGCTGCAGTATCTCAATGAACATCTGGTCCAGGAGAACTTCAAAAG cctcctcgcTCTCCTCTGGCATCACACCTTGGCCGTGCTGTCAGCAGCCACTGGGCAGCAGGTCCCCTCggtccagcactgcaggaagcTGCACTGTGCCCTGAAG agcctggagctgtgcttccacgCGGAGGGCTGTGGACTGCCACTGGAGACCCTCCACACTTCAACCTTCCTG TCACTGGAGACCCACCtggacctctgctctgccaccagcCGCAAACTCATCCAGAAATACTTCAGCAACAGGATCCAGCAGCAG CGGGACACCAGCTCAGAGAAGTATGGGGTGGTGACCATCAAAGCCCTGTACCGCCCTTCGGAGCAGAAACTCCGTGTGGAAGTGCTCAACGCTGCCAAcctcatcccactggactcCAACG GCTCGAGTGACCCCTTTGTCCAGCTCACCCTGGAGCCCCGGCATGAGTTTCCTGAGGTGGTGGCCAGGACCACCCAGTGCAAGAGGAATGAGCTGCACCCCCTCTTTGATGAAGCCTTCGATTT cttgATCCCCCCTGAGAAGTGCCAGCAGGAGGGggcctgtctgctgctgactgTGTTTGACTACGACACGCTGGGGGCCAACGACCTGGAGGGTGAagctttcttccccctctgtCACCTGCCTGGCCTGGATGCCAAGGAGGACCAAGCTGACACAGCACGGGTGCCCCAGACTCGCCTCCCTCTCacccaccccaaacccaccG cagatgagatcctccagctgctggagtcCAGGAAGGGGGACAAAGAGGCTCAGGCCTTCGTTAAGCTCCGCAAGCAACGAGCCAAGCAGTCCAAGGAAACccagtga